Proteins co-encoded in one Leptospira yasudae genomic window:
- a CDS encoding TldD/PmbA family protein yields the protein MQTNKAQLILEAGLSRKADFVEIFEEETRSSSVSLRDQKIEQSFAGIDYGIGIRLIYGTDVLYAHTNNEEEEHLISLIDLLADSRGAAKGAGRALVLRGDLKPLSFPATIKDPRKIAPDEKLEILYKADRTARGLSSNIVQVSASASDSVSRIGIYNSEGLALEDLRVRSRFSINVAAEKEGERFVASENPGARKGFEFFNNLPVEQLSTTAADRALLMLSAGYIQGKKMPVVMGNGFGGVIFHEACGHPLETEAIRKKSSPFVDKLGERIGQSCLTAIDDGTIPDSWGSITVDDEGAAPQKTVLIENGILKNYLSDRVGAQEVGVPRTGSARRESYMYAPVSRMRNTYIAAGKDSFDSMLAGVPYGLFAKKMGGGSVNPSTGEFNFSVEEGYVIRNGKIAEPVRGATLIGKGDEILPKISMVGSDLELAAGMCGAASGSVPVTVGQPSLKVDEILVGGRS from the coding sequence ATGCAGACAAACAAAGCCCAACTGATTTTGGAAGCGGGACTTTCCAGAAAAGCGGATTTCGTGGAAATTTTCGAGGAAGAAACGAGATCTTCTTCCGTAAGTTTAAGAGATCAAAAAATTGAACAGAGTTTTGCCGGAATCGATTACGGAATCGGAATCCGACTCATCTACGGAACCGACGTTCTCTACGCACATACCAATAACGAAGAAGAGGAACATTTGATTTCTCTGATAGACCTTCTCGCGGATTCGAGAGGAGCGGCGAAAGGCGCGGGGCGAGCGCTCGTGTTGCGCGGGGATCTAAAACCACTTTCGTTTCCCGCAACGATCAAAGATCCGCGTAAAATCGCACCCGATGAAAAATTAGAAATTCTTTATAAAGCGGATCGAACCGCGAGAGGACTTTCCTCGAATATCGTTCAGGTCAGCGCGTCCGCGAGCGATTCCGTTTCTCGAATCGGAATCTACAACTCCGAAGGATTGGCGCTCGAAGATCTTCGCGTTCGAAGCCGATTCAGCATCAACGTGGCCGCAGAAAAAGAGGGAGAACGTTTTGTAGCTTCCGAAAATCCGGGAGCGAGAAAAGGATTCGAATTTTTCAACAACTTACCCGTGGAACAACTTTCAACCACGGCGGCCGATCGCGCCTTGCTGATGTTATCGGCCGGTTATATCCAAGGAAAAAAGATGCCGGTCGTTATGGGCAACGGTTTCGGAGGAGTGATCTTTCACGAAGCCTGCGGACATCCGTTGGAAACCGAAGCGATTCGGAAGAAGTCTTCACCGTTCGTGGATAAACTCGGGGAGAGAATCGGACAATCCTGTCTGACAGCGATCGACGACGGAACGATTCCCGATTCTTGGGGAAGTATCACCGTGGACGACGAAGGCGCCGCGCCTCAAAAAACCGTTCTTATCGAAAACGGAATTCTAAAAAATTATTTATCCGATCGAGTCGGCGCGCAGGAAGTCGGCGTTCCCAGAACCGGAAGTGCTCGAAGAGAAAGTTATATGTATGCGCCCGTTTCTCGGATGAGAAACACATACATCGCCGCGGGAAAGGATTCCTTCGATTCCATGCTGGCCGGAGTTCCATACGGACTGTTCGCCAAAAAGATGGGAGGCGGTTCCGTAAATCCATCCACGGGAGAATTCAATTTCTCCGTCGAAGAAGGATACGTGATCCGAAACGGAAAAATCGCCGAGCCGGTTCGCGGTGCGACTCTCATCGGGAAGGGAGATGAAATTCTTCCTAAGATCAGTATGGTGGGAAGCGATCTGGAACTCGCTGCGGGAATGTGCGGCGCGGCTTCGGGTTCGGTCCCCGTAACGGTCGGACAACCTTCCTTGAAAGTGGACGAGATTCTCGTGGGAGGCCGTTCATGA
- a CDS encoding TldD/PmbA family protein, translating into MNLDRSVEFVLDVCKKKGLDQYDLVGSESKDVGIELFRKRVSNTELSNSRGMGIRLIQNGRPGYSYSEKLSEEALTQMVEDAVAQARISDPLDIDLPGQSTLPDIKIRSYEESLESLGFEWLKSTGEKLDDLAWSVGDKIENVPYSYAGKTWSRFILANSNGLFHSEKSNLVSAGVALVATDGKTKKMGGYTRSGLDLDRIQPELIVTTAAERSMALLGAKPVQSGSYPIVLSNRISPQIFGMFSSPFSADSVQKGLSRLDGKVGTQIASKNWNVFCDPHISDYPGSRLLDAEGVLTRKKAVIENGILQTYLYNLESAKKAGVAPTGNAVRSYGGRVGTSFNNYVVPKGDKTLEELLSAYPECIYVLKLEGGSGCSAVSGEISIGVQGIYYKNGQPVHPVDSITMNLNFFDLLFAIEGISNEYNDSYSSIKVPDVLIREASIAG; encoded by the coding sequence ATGAATCTGGACCGATCCGTCGAATTCGTGTTAGACGTTTGTAAAAAGAAGGGGCTCGATCAATACGATCTCGTCGGTTCCGAATCCAAGGACGTGGGAATCGAACTCTTCCGCAAACGAGTCAGCAACACCGAACTTTCCAATTCCAGAGGAATGGGAATCCGTTTGATTCAAAACGGAAGACCCGGCTATTCCTACAGCGAAAAATTATCGGAAGAAGCTCTGACGCAGATGGTGGAAGACGCGGTTGCGCAGGCGAGGATCTCCGATCCCTTGGACATCGATCTTCCCGGGCAATCGACGTTACCCGACATCAAGATCCGTTCTTACGAAGAATCCTTGGAATCTCTCGGGTTTGAATGGTTGAAATCCACCGGAGAAAAACTGGACGATCTGGCTTGGTCGGTCGGGGATAAGATCGAAAACGTTCCGTATTCGTATGCGGGAAAAACCTGGAGCCGATTTATATTAGCGAATTCGAACGGACTCTTTCACAGCGAAAAATCCAATCTGGTTTCCGCGGGAGTTGCGTTAGTCGCAACCGACGGAAAGACCAAAAAGATGGGCGGTTATACCCGTTCGGGTTTGGATTTGGATCGGATTCAACCGGAATTGATCGTAACCACCGCGGCGGAACGTTCCATGGCATTGCTCGGCGCAAAACCGGTCCAAAGCGGATCGTATCCGATCGTTCTTTCCAATCGAATCAGTCCCCAGATTTTCGGAATGTTTTCCTCTCCGTTTTCCGCGGACAGCGTGCAGAAAGGTCTGTCTCGTTTGGATGGAAAAGTGGGAACCCAAATCGCATCAAAAAATTGGAATGTGTTTTGCGACCCTCATATTTCCGATTATCCCGGTTCGAGACTTCTCGATGCGGAAGGCGTTTTGACCCGTAAAAAAGCGGTGATCGAAAACGGAATTCTTCAGACGTATCTCTACAACCTGGAATCCGCAAAGAAGGCGGGAGTCGCTCCGACTGGGAACGCGGTGCGTTCGTACGGCGGTAGAGTCGGGACTTCGTTTAACAATTACGTTGTACCGAAAGGGGATAAAACCCTGGAAGAATTGCTCTCCGCTTATCCGGAATGTATCTATGTGTTAAAGCTCGAAGGCGGTTCCGGTTGCAGCGCGGTTTCGGGAGAGATTTCGATCGGAGTGCAGGGGATCTATTATAAAAACGGTCAGCCGGTTCATCCGGTGGATAGTATCACAATGAATCTAAACTTCTTTGATCTTCTTTTCGCCATCGAAGGAATTTCAAACGAGTACAACGATTCCTATTCTTCCATCAAGGTTCCGGACGTTTTGATTCGGGAAGCGAGTATTGCGGGATAA